A region from the Streptomyces lydicus genome encodes:
- a CDS encoding MBL fold metallo-hydrolase, which yields MAARIDHLVTSGTFSLDGGTWDVDNNVWIVGDDDEAIVIDASHDADAILEALGGRTLRAIVCTHGHDDHIDAAPALASRTGARIHLHPADLPLWKMTHADTAPDAELADGQVLTIAGTDLTVLHTPGHAPGAVCLYAPDLGTVFTGDTLFQGGPGATGRSFSDFPTIVASIRDRLLTLPPTTQVRTGHGDPTTIGAEAPHLDEWIKRGH from the coding sequence ATGGCGGCCCGTATCGACCACCTGGTCACCTCCGGAACCTTCTCGCTCGACGGCGGCACCTGGGACGTCGACAACAACGTATGGATCGTCGGCGACGACGACGAGGCGATCGTCATCGACGCCTCCCATGACGCCGACGCCATCCTCGAAGCCCTCGGCGGCCGGACGCTGCGGGCGATCGTCTGCACCCACGGGCACGACGACCACATCGACGCGGCCCCGGCGCTGGCCTCCCGTACCGGTGCCCGGATCCATCTGCACCCCGCCGACCTGCCGTTGTGGAAGATGACCCACGCGGACACCGCGCCGGACGCGGAGCTGGCGGACGGCCAGGTGCTGACCATCGCCGGTACGGACCTGACCGTGCTGCACACCCCGGGCCACGCGCCCGGCGCGGTCTGCCTCTACGCCCCCGACCTGGGCACCGTCTTCACGGGCGACACCCTTTTCCAGGGCGGCCCCGGCGCCACCGGCCGGTCCTTCTCGGACTTCCCGACGATCGTGGCGTCGATCAGGGACCGGCTGCTGACCCTGCCGCCCACGACCCAGGTCCGTACCGGACACGGCGACCCGACGACGATCGGGGCGGAGGCCCCGCACCTGGACGAGTGGATCAAGCGGGGGCACTGA